One window of Sphingomonas paeninsulae genomic DNA carries:
- a CDS encoding BrnA antitoxin family protein, whose amino-acid sequence MVSDKHGPVVFDSDNPEWTAEDFAKARPIADFPELSAAFPNGSKPRGRPKGSVSSSKTLVSLRLDNDVLERFRATGPGWQSRINEALRSAT is encoded by the coding sequence ATGGTTTCTGACAAACATGGTCCTGTCGTTTTCGACAGTGACAACCCCGAATGGACCGCTGAAGATTTCGCGAAGGCCCGCCCAATTGCGGACTTTCCGGAGCTGTCGGCTGCATTTCCGAATGGCAGTAAGCCCCGTGGTCGACCAAAAGGCTCTGTCAGCTCAAGCAAGACGCTGGTGTCGCTGCGGTTGGATAACGATGTCCTGGAGCGTTTCAGGGCAACGGGGCCTGGATGGCAGTCGCGGATCAATGAGGCGCTGCGGTCTGCCACTTAG
- a CDS encoding SOS response-associated peptidase — MCGRYRDTRPWAELHAALREFVGPFDQPALNLESREQVRPTQAATIVRLHDAAPSVSQARWLLVPWFHKGALKDWKATTFNARAETVRTSRAYRDSFARRRCLIAADGWYEWKGEREDDPKKKQPWLFEPRHGEPIMLAGIWDRCETTDQGAVESFTVITQPAGAPLNAYHDRAPVVLFGQDWARWLDLDADIDDLLGPESADRFTVTKSAIR; from the coding sequence ATGTGCGGACGCTACCGAGACACACGCCCTTGGGCTGAGCTTCACGCGGCATTGCGCGAGTTCGTCGGCCCGTTCGATCAGCCCGCCCTCAACCTGGAATCGCGCGAACAAGTGCGGCCGACACAGGCGGCGACGATCGTGCGGTTACATGATGCTGCACCGTCGGTATCGCAGGCGCGCTGGTTGCTTGTTCCATGGTTCCACAAAGGCGCGCTGAAGGACTGGAAAGCGACCACCTTCAATGCCCGCGCAGAGACAGTGCGGACCTCTCGCGCTTATCGTGACAGCTTTGCACGTCGCCGCTGCCTCATTGCCGCAGACGGCTGGTACGAATGGAAGGGCGAGCGCGAAGACGACCCAAAAAAGAAACAGCCGTGGCTATTCGAGCCGCGCCACGGCGAGCCGATCATGCTGGCGGGCATCTGGGATCGCTGCGAAACGACTGATCAGGGCGCAGTCGAAAGCTTCACGGTAATCACGCAACCCGCCGGTGCACCACTTAACGCATACCACGATCGCGCGCCGGTCGTGCTGTTCGGACAGGATTGGGCGCGATGGCTGGATCTCGACGCGGATATTGATGATCTGCTCGGGCCGGAAAGCGCCGACCGGTTTACCGTGACGAAGAGTGCGATCCGCTAA
- a CDS encoding BrnT family toxin: MDIEFDPAKDAANIAKHGVSLDRAVELAGIVVVEDTRFAERRLRLYGTIDGIAHCAAVTMRGNVVRVINLRRAHRKEVRRYGF, encoded by the coding sequence ATGGACATCGAGTTTGACCCCGCGAAGGACGCAGCAAATATCGCCAAGCATGGCGTGTCGCTGGATCGGGCAGTCGAACTCGCGGGGATCGTGGTCGTAGAAGACACCCGGTTCGCTGAACGTCGCCTTCGTCTCTACGGGACCATCGACGGAATTGCCCATTGTGCGGCGGTGACGATGCGCGGCAACGTCGTCCGCGTCATCAATCTACGCCGCGCTCATCGCAAGGAGGTACGTCGCTATGGTTTCTGA
- a CDS encoding prohead protease/major capsid protein fusion protein: MIIVGDGSLPRVEASRFAALVGATVPLTREAQAPVIDAEERRQPQSGGRGTRDLAVSAVSYDAAARTVEAVLSAGTPVRRYYFTEELEISPEAIDLNRVERGICPLLDTHNQYELNAVLGRISSVRIEDGQLVGLLHFSDTANGRDIEARVARGELGAISIGYRVTNWQISEVDDAGHETWRAVAWELLEASLVSVPADPNAVVRSIPAVPHGTQEEDEMRRNIPAGAAPAAAATTIPVPAAAPTAVRIEPAAPVAIPAPVVPEQRAAVPASRILDLCARTADLGSVFADELIRVNEATPMTEAELLGRISERLITARATPVINARAGSSGTESAGYREALEDALLLSANSGSRAEDLGITPERAEASREFRGMSLREMARDYLDRTGISARGMNPMEIAGQALGFRGGSLTTSDFANALGNAANRRVRRAFEAAPQSFRAFVSTDSLPDFRPAAIIGMGDAPALLLVTENGEIKHGALTDTGDTYKLATYARIIPISRQAIINDDKGLFGRIPTQFANKAADLESDLVYSQLTGNPTVYDGNPLFDTAIHKNLAAAGTAISVASVGAGRLAMSQQKSAEGNNLTIRPVFMIVGPLQETAAEQFLTAVTAQQTSNVNPFSGKLILVVDPRITDLAWYLSASPDAFDTIVLAHLEGQEELFTDTHLSFEVDGIKFKARLDVTSKVLDWRGLYKNPGA; this comes from the coding sequence ATGATTATCGTGGGCGACGGTTCGCTTCCGCGCGTCGAAGCTTCGCGGTTCGCCGCGCTGGTCGGAGCCACCGTTCCGCTAACCCGTGAAGCTCAAGCCCCCGTGATCGACGCCGAAGAGCGTCGGCAGCCCCAATCAGGTGGTCGTGGCACGCGCGATCTCGCCGTTTCGGCGGTCAGCTATGATGCTGCCGCCCGCACCGTTGAGGCAGTCCTGTCGGCGGGTACACCAGTGCGCCGATACTACTTCACCGAAGAGCTGGAAATCAGCCCGGAGGCAATCGACCTTAACCGAGTGGAGCGGGGCATTTGCCCCCTGCTGGATACACATAATCAGTATGAACTTAACGCAGTGCTCGGTCGCATTTCGTCGGTTCGCATCGAAGACGGCCAGTTGGTCGGGCTTCTCCACTTTTCCGACACCGCCAATGGCCGCGACATCGAAGCCCGAGTTGCGCGCGGCGAGCTTGGCGCGATCTCGATCGGCTATCGGGTCACCAACTGGCAGATTTCCGAAGTCGATGACGCTGGCCACGAGACTTGGCGCGCTGTCGCCTGGGAATTGCTCGAGGCCAGCCTTGTTTCTGTTCCCGCTGATCCGAACGCCGTGGTTCGATCAATCCCGGCTGTTCCACACGGTACCCAAGAGGAAGATGAAATGCGCCGTAACATCCCAGCTGGTGCGGCTCCTGCCGCTGCCGCCACTACGATCCCTGTACCTGCCGCAGCCCCTACGGCTGTACGCATCGAGCCTGCCGCTCCTGTCGCGATCCCCGCCCCAGTCGTCCCTGAGCAGCGCGCCGCTGTTCCTGCTTCGCGGATCCTCGACCTTTGCGCCCGCACTGCAGATCTCGGCAGCGTCTTTGCCGACGAACTGATCCGCGTGAATGAAGCCACGCCGATGACCGAGGCTGAATTGCTCGGCCGGATCAGCGAGCGCCTCATCACCGCGCGTGCAACGCCTGTTATCAATGCCCGCGCCGGGTCGTCTGGCACCGAAAGCGCTGGTTACCGCGAAGCGCTCGAAGACGCTCTACTCCTTTCCGCAAACAGTGGATCGCGGGCCGAAGATCTTGGCATCACTCCTGAGCGCGCTGAGGCTTCCCGCGAATTCCGAGGCATGTCGCTACGCGAGATGGCCCGGGACTATCTCGACCGCACGGGTATTAGTGCCCGTGGTATGAACCCGATGGAAATTGCCGGACAGGCCCTCGGCTTCCGCGGCGGCTCGCTGACTACCAGTGACTTTGCCAATGCGCTCGGGAACGCGGCCAACCGCCGCGTCCGTCGTGCGTTCGAAGCAGCTCCCCAGTCGTTTCGCGCTTTCGTGTCGACTGATTCCCTCCCCGATTTCCGCCCTGCGGCAATCATTGGGATGGGCGATGCTCCAGCTCTGCTGCTCGTCACCGAAAACGGCGAGATCAAGCATGGCGCGCTGACCGACACAGGCGATACCTACAAGCTGGCCACCTACGCGCGGATCATCCCGATTTCGCGCCAGGCGATCATCAACGACGACAAGGGTCTCTTCGGCCGTATTCCGACGCAGTTTGCCAACAAGGCGGCGGATCTCGAATCCGACCTGGTCTACAGCCAGCTTACCGGCAACCCGACTGTCTATGACGGCAACCCGCTGTTCGACACTGCGATCCATAAGAACCTCGCGGCCGCCGGCACAGCAATCAGCGTTGCCAGCGTCGGTGCCGGTCGTTTGGCTATGAGCCAGCAGAAGTCGGCAGAAGGAAACAACCTGACGATCCGCCCTGTGTTCATGATCGTTGGGCCGTTGCAGGAAACTGCCGCTGAGCAGTTCCTGACTGCCGTCACCGCTCAACAGACCAGCAACGTAAACCCGTTCTCGGGCAAACTCATCCTGGTTGTCGATCCGCGCATCACCGATCTGGCCTGGTATCTGTCGGCATCGCCAGACGCCTTCGACACGATCGTTCTGGCGCATCTTGAGGGGCAGGAAGAGCTCTTCACCGACACGCACCTGTCGTTCGAGGTCGACGGCATCAAGTTCAAGGCTCGCCTCGATGTCACGTCGAAGGTCCTCGACTGGCGCGGCCTCTACAAGAACCCGGGCGCGTAA
- a CDS encoding DUF2190 family protein codes for MKNYVQLGDNVTLPAPYAVASGGGALIGSIFGVASADAAPGADVSFCRVGAFTLAKAAGTAWTVGVKLYWDTPVVLQHDAELLARVVLPLAVALVGVSAGVVVPLDNLSGSSPIAPIPLAISDFKKGEYSIGGVAKTLFDLWVGKDEFDPWTGSNVIPGTGMVNTSTGQSGVEFPSPIVLPAVFDPSNMDEGITAVIHSKWDFVPSESGWGYIFRQELFANDDVDYSNRYNAQLNVTANEADRSIQFTAGSYGDTQILDLTAGNVFHSAVSMKTGSILNSVNGNVSAEVAAEAISATSFGLNLSRTTSYKGTFTHTIERIEFYPVQSAASLQALSTLV; via the coding sequence ATGAAAAATTATGTGCAGCTTGGCGATAACGTCACGCTTCCTGCTCCTTACGCGGTCGCCAGCGGCGGCGGTGCCCTGATTGGCTCTATCTTCGGAGTTGCATCTGCAGATGCCGCCCCTGGCGCCGACGTGTCATTCTGCCGCGTCGGCGCGTTCACCTTGGCCAAGGCCGCCGGCACGGCATGGACAGTGGGCGTGAAGCTCTATTGGGATACCCCCGTCGTGCTTCAACATGATGCGGAACTCCTTGCTCGCGTGGTGTTGCCGCTCGCGGTCGCTCTGGTCGGCGTGTCGGCTGGTGTCGTCGTGCCTTTGGACAACCTCAGTGGATCCAGTCCGATTGCCCCTATTCCACTTGCCATCTCTGATTTCAAAAAGGGAGAATACAGTATCGGCGGTGTTGCAAAAACTTTGTTCGATCTGTGGGTGGGCAAGGATGAATTTGATCCCTGGACTGGGAGCAACGTCATTCCGGGCACAGGCATGGTGAATACCTCTACCGGTCAATCCGGAGTTGAATTTCCGTCTCCGATTGTGCTCCCCGCCGTATTCGATCCCTCCAACATGGATGAAGGCATCACCGCTGTGATTCATTCAAAATGGGATTTTGTCCCCTCCGAGAGCGGATGGGGATATATTTTCCGGCAGGAGCTATTTGCCAATGACGATGTTGATTACAGCAATCGATACAACGCACAGCTAAATGTGACGGCCAATGAGGCGGATAGATCCATTCAATTCACCGCCGGCAGCTATGGTGACACTCAGATTTTAGATCTGACCGCGGGCAATGTGTTTCATTCCGCAGTCTCGATGAAAACTGGCAGCATCCTAAACAGTGTCAACGGCAACGTTTCGGCAGAAGTGGCGGCAGAAGCCATCTCGGCGACGTCCTTCGGCTTAAACCTGTCTCGGACAACATCTTATAAAGGTACGTTCACCCACACGATCGAGCGTATCGAATTCTACCCAGTACAGTCGGCTGCATCCTTGCAGGCCTTATCAACGCTAGTGTGA
- a CDS encoding tyrosine-type recombinase/integrase produces MLTDTAARKAVKRDKDYKLFDERGLYLFISKAGGKGWRFKYRFGGKEQAVVFGPYPEISLSEARELRDEARKLLRDNKDPRVERKKVKLSSIASSEVTFAIVAREWHTKNLKRWSTVHADDVITSLEKDVFPSLGGMPLREISTPMVLECLRKVETRGAGETSRRLRQRISSIYVYAMGAGIAIFNPAPAEMTKAMEPVRKAGKQPALVGIEQLRGVLLAAEASSATPVVKAASRLLALTAVRPGVVIGATWGEFEGIDWDTREHTADALWRIPPARMKLMLDRKDEIEFEHLVPLTSQAIDLLRTIRRLTGRMAYVFPSQRHSYKSMSANAIGYLYNRVGFHSRHVPHGWRAAFSTTMNERAVAEGRTDENGNSADRAIIDLMLAHVPANKVEGAYNRAQYMPTRRRIAETWSNLISEGLVDPAEFLTAKTR; encoded by the coding sequence ATGCTGACCGATACCGCAGCCCGCAAGGCGGTGAAGCGCGACAAGGACTATAAGCTCTTTGATGAGCGAGGACTCTATCTCTTCATCTCAAAGGCCGGCGGGAAAGGCTGGCGCTTCAAATATCGGTTCGGCGGCAAGGAACAGGCGGTCGTGTTCGGTCCTTATCCGGAGATCAGCCTGTCCGAAGCGCGTGAGCTCCGCGACGAGGCCCGGAAGCTGCTGCGCGATAACAAAGATCCCCGCGTCGAGCGCAAGAAGGTGAAGCTATCCAGTATCGCGAGCTCGGAAGTCACGTTCGCGATCGTCGCGAGGGAATGGCACACGAAAAACCTGAAGCGATGGTCGACCGTCCACGCCGATGATGTGATTACCAGCTTGGAGAAGGATGTGTTCCCGTCGCTGGGCGGCATGCCCCTGCGCGAGATCAGCACGCCGATGGTGCTTGAGTGTCTGAGGAAGGTCGAAACCCGCGGTGCCGGCGAAACGTCCCGACGACTGCGCCAGCGCATTTCGTCGATCTACGTTTATGCGATGGGCGCGGGTATTGCGATCTTCAACCCGGCTCCAGCCGAAATGACCAAGGCAATGGAGCCAGTGCGGAAGGCGGGGAAGCAACCTGCGCTCGTCGGCATTGAGCAGCTGCGCGGCGTGCTGCTGGCGGCCGAGGCATCCAGTGCGACGCCGGTGGTCAAGGCAGCATCGAGGCTGCTGGCGCTGACCGCTGTACGTCCCGGCGTCGTAATCGGCGCGACCTGGGGCGAGTTCGAAGGCATCGACTGGGATACGAGGGAGCATACAGCAGATGCGCTATGGCGAATTCCGCCGGCGCGTATGAAGTTGATGCTCGATCGCAAGGACGAGATTGAGTTCGAGCACCTGGTGCCGCTGACGTCGCAGGCGATTGACCTGCTGCGCACGATTCGGCGACTGACCGGCCGCATGGCCTACGTGTTCCCCAGCCAGCGGCACAGCTATAAGTCGATGAGCGCCAACGCGATCGGTTATCTCTATAATCGTGTAGGTTTCCACAGTCGTCACGTCCCGCACGGCTGGCGCGCTGCCTTTTCAACGACGATGAACGAGAGGGCGGTCGCTGAGGGCCGCACCGATGAGAACGGCAATAGTGCAGACCGCGCTATCATCGATCTAATGCTCGCGCACGTGCCGGCGAACAAGGTGGAAGGAGCCTACAACCGGGCCCAATATATGCCGACCCGGCGTAGGATAGCGGAGACGTGGTCTAATCTGATTTCCGAGGGGCTGGTGGATCCTGCCGAGTTCCTGACCGCGAAGACGCGGTAG